A genomic segment from Glycine max cultivar Williams 82 chromosome 1, Glycine_max_v4.0, whole genome shotgun sequence encodes:
- the LOC100775744 gene encoding putative gamma-glutamylcyclotransferase At3g02910, giving the protein MERESEKAKPHLIFAYGTLKRGFPNHYLMEELRSKDDAVLLGSYVTNEPYPLVCGPHGIPYLIKLPGSGHRVKGEVYAVSEEAVVVLDEFEGVSAGYYERLAVTAAEEEGGGKVEAEAYWGHRRFGEVLWKMKGEVGLREYGEKEAREYVRKEDRSGGRNTILDLVP; this is encoded by the coding sequence ATGGAGAGAGAGAGCGAAAAGGCGAAACCGCACTTGATCTTCGCGTACGGCACGTTGAAGCGAGGCTTTCCGAACCACTATCTGATGGAGGAGTTGAGGAGCAAAGACGACGCCGTTTTGCTTGGCAGCTACGTGACGAACGAGCCTTATCCGCTGGTGTGTGGGCCCCACGGGATCCCATACCTGATCAAACTACCCGGGTCGGGGCATCGCGTGAAGGGCGAGGTCTATGCCGTGTCGGAGGAGGCGGTGGTTGTGCTGGACGAGTTCGAAGGCGTGAGCGCGGGGTATTACGAGCGGTTAGCGGTGACGGCGGCGGAGGAGGAGGGAGGGGGGAAGGTGGAGGCGGAGGCGTATTGGGGACACAGGAGATTCGGTGAAGTGTTGTGGAAGATGAAGGGGGAAGTTGGGTTGAGGGAGTATGGGGAGAAAGAAGCAAGAGAGTATGTGAGGAAGGAGGACAGAAGCGGTGGCAGAAACACTATTCTTGACCTTGTTCCTTAA